The Candidatus Defluviibacterium haderslevense DNA window AGGTAGAGGTCACTTTAAGTATTGACAACTCCAAATATCCCAATTACTTTTCCTGAAACCAGGATGCGTACATTTGATAATTAGCAGCAGTTCTGTTGATATAAAATTGAATATTTTCAGGATCTATTTTTTTTAATTTTTTAGCCGGAATGCCCCCATAAATATATCCTGATTCGAGGTGTGAATGTTCTAATACTATTGCTCCGGCCGCCACAATTACATGTTCTTCAATGATCGCATGATCCATAATAATAGCACCCATTCCGATGAGAACGCGAGACTTTATTTCACATCCATGAATGATGGCTTTATGACCAATACTAACTTGATCGCCAATTGTTGTTATTGATTTTTCATAGGTACAATGAATGATTGCACCATCCTGAATATTAACTTGATTCCCAATTCGAATCGAATTGACATCCCCTCGAACCACCGCTTGAAACCAT harbors:
- a CDS encoding gamma carbonic anhydrase family protein translates to MALIKTVRGFTPQFGENIYLADNATIIGDVIMGNDCSVWFQAVVRGDVNSIRIGNQVNIQDGAIIHCTYEKSITTIGDQVSIGHKAIIHGCEIKSRVLIGMGAIIMDHAIIEEHVIVAAGAIVLEHSHLESGYIYGGIPAKKLKKIDPENIQFYINRTAANYQMYASWFQEK